A stretch of DNA from Methanofollis sp.:
GGATATCCCTGGTCCGACCTGGACACGCCCGACGCCTCAGGCGGCTGCGGGCGTCTCCTGAAGGTCCTCCTCGACGGCCACTGCTCGTACGACTGCGCCTATTGCGGTGTCAGGACACGGACGGGCGGGGGCCCGGCCGGACCCGCGGAGATCGCCGATGCCTTTCTCAGGATGCACCGCGAGGGGAGGGCGGACAGCCTCTTCCTCTCCTCGGGCATCGCGGGCGACGTGGACCTGGCGATGGAGGGAATCGTGGAGACCGGCGAGATCCTGCGGCGGCAGGGTTTTCAGGGCTACCTCCACCTCAAGGTCCTCCCTGGCGCCGCACGGGCCGACATCGCCGATGCGGCGCGGGTGGCCGACAGGATCTCGATCAACATCGAGGCGCCGTCGGCATCCCGTCTCTCCGAGGTCGCGGGGGTGAAGGACTATCGGTGCGACATCGAGAAGAGGCAGGCGTGGGTGGCCGCGGCGATGCCTGGCCGTCACACGACGCAACTCGTCGTCGGTGCCGCGGGGGAGAGCGACGCCGAGATCCTCTCCTGCATCGCCCGACAATACAGGCGTCTCGCGCCGGCACGGGTCTACTACTCCGCGTTCACGCCGGTGGCAGGGACACCCCTCGCGTGCCGGGATGCGACTCCTCTCTGGCGGCAGAGGCGTCTGTACCAGATGGACGCTCTCGTCCGCCTCTACCAGATCTCCCCGGATCTGCTCCGCGACGTGATGGACGACGACGGATTTCTTCCCGACGCCGACCCGAAGAGGGTGCTTGCAGAGAACCTTCCGCCTGTCGATATCAATATCGCCCCTCTCGCCGACCTCCTCCGTGTGCCCGGGATCGGTCCTGTCGGCGCCCGCCGGATCTGTGCGATGCGGCGGACGGCGCCGCTCGTCTCACCTGCAGATCTCAGGAGGTGCGGCGTCCGCACAAAAGATGCCGGGCCATTCGTCCGCTTCGGGAGAGAGGTGCAGGCGACACTCTCGTCTTTTTGAGGGAGCAGAAACGCACATGCACGGTGAAACCGGCAGAAGTATAGGATCTCCTCAGAGCCGAAAAAAAGTCCTCATCCCCGGAATAAGGGGAGAGGTCAGTTCCCCTTCTCGACAATATAGACGTTCAGTTTCCCGAGGGGACGGACCGTCAGGGTGCCCATCGCCTTGAGGGCACCTTCGAGCCAGGCGAGATTGACGGGGACGAAGTCTTCCCCGCTGTGCAGTTCGGCAAAGCCCTCTTCGGTGAACTCCGCAACGACGAACTTCTCATACGAGACCCGAGCCAGTTCAGAGAGTGCCTGCTCCCGCTTCTCCACAGGGAGATGATGGAGGGCCCCGAAGCAGATGCCGATATCGAAGGCGTCCTTGCAGTACGGGAGGTCGGTCGCGTCGGCCTCCTCGAAACTGATCTTCTCGGCAACGCCCTCGCGCTCTGCCTCTTTCTCCCACTCCTTGATCTTCTCTCCGTCGATGTCAACGGACGTGACATAGCAGTCGTACTCCTTTGCAGCGATGAGTGAGAGAGGGCCGGCACCGATGTCCAGCACCTCCCGATCGCTCACGCCTGCAAGGTCGAGGACGACCTTCCTCTCCTCAAGAAACCTGACCTCAGTCATTCTCCCCTCAGCATCCTGTCTATAGCGGCAGCAGCCTTCTTTGCCGAACCCATCGCCCAGATGACGGTGGCGGCGCCGGTTGCCACGTCCCCGGCCGCGTAGACGCCGGCGACGGCCGTCTGACCGTCCGCATCCACGACCACGTTGCCCCGGCGCTCGCGTTTC
This window harbors:
- a CDS encoding class I SAM-dependent methyltransferase; the protein is MTEVRFLEERKVVLDLAGVSDREVLDIGAGPLSLIAAKEYDCYVTSVDIDGEKIKEWEKEAEREGVAEKISFEEADATDLPYCKDAFDIGICFGALHHLPVEKREQALSELARVSYEKFVVAEFTEEGFAELHSGEDFVPVNLAWLEGALKAMGTLTVRPLGKLNVYIVEKGN
- a CDS encoding radical SAM protein; the encoded protein is MERQGAITSPVEGYPWSDLDTPDASGGCGRLLKVLLDGHCSYDCAYCGVRTRTGGGPAGPAEIADAFLRMHREGRADSLFLSSGIAGDVDLAMEGIVETGEILRRQGFQGYLHLKVLPGAARADIADAARVADRISINIEAPSASRLSEVAGVKDYRCDIEKRQAWVAAAMPGRHTTQLVVGAAGESDAEILSCIARQYRRLAPARVYYSAFTPVAGTPLACRDATPLWRQRRLYQMDALVRLYQISPDLLRDVMDDDGFLPDADPKRVLAENLPPVDINIAPLADLLRVPGIGPVGARRICAMRRTAPLVSPADLRRCGVRTKDAGPFVRFGREVQATLSSF